The following coding sequences lie in one Sedimentibacter sp. MB35-C1 genomic window:
- a CDS encoding lysylphosphatidylglycerol synthase transmembrane domain-containing protein gives MQFKKIRKKFGLIFVVLSAAVMLGILFRNNDLINLFKIINNINAFYIGAAVLSMFMFWFLEAGMLYTLISKFADRKKNLRTFWLAIKVTMIGQYYSNITPMATGGQPVQLCILTDDDISLSSGTAILISKFLLFQIGVTIYSFCLAVYKIKLLVNYYSSVSGFVIAGLTLNMVMLGTVLLIAFNQRVLLKLCGMLFNLLYKLHLIKDVKKVMNKTENFIADYNKSIVKLKEDYWFTIKMYAVTFIQLTIFFSTTFFVYKSFNLNSSNILDIICLQSFLYMAVSFIPTPGTAGASEVGFVLLLGHLFPSNIISTAMLLWRGISYYFSLIFSGFFSFAVAALGKKKIVIS, from the coding sequence ATGCAATTCAAAAAAATCAGGAAAAAATTCGGATTAATATTCGTTGTTTTATCTGCTGCAGTCATGCTGGGTATACTGTTTAGAAACAACGATTTAATTAATCTGTTCAAAATAATAAATAATATTAATGCCTTCTACATCGGAGCTGCTGTTCTTAGCATGTTTATGTTTTGGTTTCTTGAAGCCGGCATGCTTTATACATTGATTTCCAAATTTGCGGACCGCAAAAAAAATTTGCGAACATTCTGGCTTGCGATAAAGGTTACAATGATTGGTCAATATTACAGCAACATTACGCCTATGGCAACGGGAGGGCAGCCGGTTCAGCTATGCATTTTAACTGATGATGATATTTCCTTAAGCAGCGGAACAGCTATTCTCATAAGCAAGTTTTTACTTTTTCAGATTGGTGTAACCATCTATTCTTTTTGTCTTGCTGTTTATAAAATCAAGCTTCTTGTTAATTACTACAGCAGTGTTTCCGGTTTCGTAATAGCAGGACTGACGCTTAATATGGTCATGCTTGGCACTGTATTGTTAATAGCCTTTAATCAGCGCGTTTTACTTAAATTATGCGGAATGCTGTTTAATTTGTTATACAAGCTTCATTTAATTAAAGATGTAAAAAAAGTAATGAACAAAACCGAGAACTTTATAGCTGATTATAATAAGAGCATTGTAAAATTAAAGGAAGATTACTGGTTCACAATAAAAATGTATGCCGTCACCTTTATACAGCTGACAATATTTTTCAGCACAACATTTTTTGTCTATAAATCATTTAATTTGAACAGTTCCAATATACTTGATATCATATGCCTGCAGTCGTTTTTGTATATGGCGGTATCTTTTATACCTACACCGGGTACGGCTGGAGCAAGTGAGGTAGGTTTTGTACTGCTTCTTGGGCATTTGTTTCCTTCTAACATAATTTCAACTGCGATGCTTCTATGGAGAGGCATAAGCTATTACTTCAGTTTGATATTCAGTGGATTCTTCTCTTTCGCTGTAGCAGCATTAGGAAAGAAAAAAATAGTAATCAGTTGA
- a CDS encoding 4Fe-4S binding protein, whose translation MKKKNIRRLLQIFFFALIGLIAINKTLAESGMASIPFLSEASLHSLCPFGGVVTLYNLFTLGALIKKIHMSSVILMGIIFVLAILFGPVFCGWVCPLGSVQEWIGNIGRKIFKKRYNTFVPQEIHKILRYFRYGVLAWVVYITSISGYLIFDSVDPYHALFTFWSEETAVTAILVLVVTLVMSLFVERPWCKYACPYGALLGIFNKFRIFKIRRNKTTCISCKKCDSACPMNLKISDKEVVDDLQCISCYECTSERSCPVSNTVNLMTNASTAEKEANSEN comes from the coding sequence ATGAAGAAAAAGAATATAAGAAGATTATTGCAAATTTTTTTCTTTGCACTTATTGGCTTGATTGCTATTAACAAAACTTTGGCAGAGTCGGGAATGGCAAGCATTCCATTTTTGTCAGAAGCCTCCCTTCATTCTCTTTGTCCATTTGGGGGAGTAGTAACACTTTATAATTTGTTTACATTGGGGGCGCTTATAAAGAAAATTCATATGTCATCTGTAATACTTATGGGAATAATTTTTGTTTTAGCAATACTTTTTGGACCAGTGTTCTGCGGATGGGTTTGCCCTCTAGGTTCTGTACAAGAATGGATTGGTAACATTGGTAGAAAAATATTTAAGAAAAGATACAATACTTTTGTTCCCCAGGAAATTCATAAAATACTTAGATATTTTAGATACGGTGTTTTAGCATGGGTTGTTTACATTACATCAATATCAGGTTACTTAATATTTGACAGTGTAGATCCATACCATGCGCTATTTACATTTTGGTCAGAAGAAACAGCAGTAACTGCAATTTTGGTGCTTGTTGTAACGCTTGTTATGTCCTTGTTTGTGGAAAGACCTTGGTGCAAGTATGCCTGCCCATATGGAGCTTTGCTTGGAATATTCAATAAGTTTAGAATTTTTAAGATAAGAAGAAACAAAACAACCTGCATTTCATGTAAGAAATGTGACAGTGCATGTCCTATGAATTTGAAAATTTCTGACAAGGAAGTTGTAGATGATTTGCAGTGTATAAGCTGCTATGAATGCACTTCAGAAAGAAGCTGCCCAGTAAGCAATACAGTGAATCTTATGACAAATGCATCAACAGCAGAAAAGGAGGCCAACAGTGAAAATTAG
- a CDS encoding small, acid-soluble spore protein, alpha/beta type, whose amino-acid sequence MSDNLKSKTTASPEAKKSLNQMKAEIARELSIVRSGAENIGSLTSRQSEFVDNNMDLETAKKRFNIKDKGTNIT is encoded by the coding sequence ATGTCTGATAATTTAAAAAGCAAAACAACGGCATCCCCCGAAGCAAAAAAATCCTTGAATCAAATGAAGGCAGAGATTGCCAGGGAGCTTTCTATCGTAAGATCCGGTGCGGAAAACATAGGAAGCTTAACATCCAGGCAAAGCGAATTTGTTGACAACAATATGGATTTGGAAACAGCTAAAAAACGTTTCAATATAAAGGATAAAGGAACCAATATCACATAG
- a CDS encoding MetQ/NlpA family ABC transporter substrate-binding protein, whose protein sequence is MVEFAATNIPASLEEVPLAAINSGVATDAGFIPSQDAIVLEESKPGENLYINVIAVSTKDKDNETHKRIVEIYQTDETKKVIEEDSKGSSIPV, encoded by the coding sequence ATTGTAGAATTTGCGGCAACAAACATACCCGCTTCTTTGGAAGAAGTTCCACTGGCAGCAATTAATTCCGGGGTGGCCACCGATGCAGGATTTATTCCTTCACAGGATGCTATAGTTCTGGAAGAATCCAAACCGGGAGAAAACCTATATATAAATGTAATTGCTGTTAGCACAAAGGACAAGGATAATGAAACTCACAAACGTATTGTAGAAATATATCAAACTGACGAAACAAAAAAAGTTATTGAAGAAGATTCAAAAGGCTCTTCAATACCGGTTTAA
- a CDS encoding DUF5626 family protein has translation MNKRILGFFMAVTILICSFVPAYAAETNNDALKMDVIGTVNFKDLENNPNQTYIGIDKNGDEYTVTIEKVDTLNRASANSWKVSFTGVIINCYFYMTVTDNKCTSVYDKWIMVIGGTYDNAALSRGSSYGKLEFDVTTAGIFQTTCWLKGTVTGSNNEIDVSFQM, from the coding sequence ATGAACAAACGTATTTTAGGTTTTTTTATGGCTGTAACTATCTTAATTTGCTCTTTTGTGCCAGCATATGCTGCTGAGACAAACAATGACGCTTTAAAAATGGATGTAATAGGAACTGTAAATTTCAAAGATTTAGAAAATAATCCAAATCAAACATATATAGGTATAGATAAAAATGGCGATGAATATACCGTTACAATTGAAAAAGTAGACACTCTAAATCGTGCATCAGCAAACAGTTGGAAGGTATCGTTTACGGGTGTAATAATAAACTGTTATTTTTATATGACTGTAACTGACAATAAGTGTACTTCTGTATATGATAAATGGATTATGGTTATAGGTGGTACATATGATAATGCTGCTCTAAGCAGAGGTTCAAGTTACGGAAAACTGGAATTTGATGTAACCACAGCTGGTATTTTTCAAACTACTTGTTGGTTAAAAGGGACAGTTACTGGTTCCAATAATGAAATAGACGTATCTTTTCAGATGTAA
- a CDS encoding glycosyltransferase, giving the protein MADILILTASFGMGHKSVSNALKEQIETENKNAEVVIADIWEILNPKVKDFSSKIYCELTENYPLVYNTFYEIKMNYKNNIIDNVFCSLYQKKFYEYLKLKKPRTVISTFPLCSCMISKIKEEYELDINLITVITDVVDSWEWIYKGTNIYLVPTEEIKNRIIHKGVSGSTILVTGIPVKKGFISENINLSIKDKHSILIVLSGIDNVPESVLSKLDQLDNFDIMLVTGRNERLFEKLSKSTFSNIKVYGYVDNMNQMMDESLFIVTKPGGVTIFEAINKELPLIVLNSNIGQEKGNIEFIKKNKIGVVINDFENLPSILSYYANNQDIINYYCENIRKIKKTLNYTNSFCSVLNEVI; this is encoded by the coding sequence ATGGCTGATATATTAATATTAACCGCATCCTTTGGGATGGGGCATAAAAGTGTGTCTAATGCTTTAAAGGAACAGATTGAGACAGAAAATAAAAACGCAGAGGTTGTAATTGCGGATATTTGGGAGATATTGAATCCAAAAGTAAAGGACTTCAGCTCGAAAATATATTGTGAACTGACAGAAAATTATCCGCTTGTTTACAACACGTTTTATGAGATAAAAATGAATTACAAGAATAATATTATAGATAATGTATTTTGCAGCTTATATCAAAAAAAGTTTTACGAATATTTGAAACTTAAGAAACCTAGGACTGTTATAAGCACATTTCCGTTGTGTTCATGCATGATATCAAAAATAAAAGAAGAATATGAGCTTGACATCAATTTGATAACAGTAATAACAGATGTGGTAGACAGCTGGGAATGGATTTACAAAGGAACAAATATATATTTAGTTCCAACTGAAGAAATAAAGAATAGAATAATTCATAAGGGAGTCAGCGGTAGTACTATACTCGTGACCGGCATTCCTGTCAAAAAAGGATTCATAAGTGAAAATATTAATCTTTCCATCAAGGATAAACACTCAATCTTGATTGTATTAAGCGGAATAGATAATGTTCCTGAAAGTGTTCTTAGTAAACTTGACCAATTAGATAATTTTGATATAATGCTGGTAACGGGCAGAAATGAAAGGCTTTTTGAAAAATTGTCTAAATCTACATTTTCCAATATTAAAGTGTACGGCTATGTGGACAATATGAATCAAATGATGGACGAATCTCTGTTTATTGTAACAAAGCCAGGCGGAGTAACTATATTTGAAGCAATAAATAAAGAATTGCCACTGATTGTATTAAACTCAAACATTGGTCAGGAAAAGGGAAATATTGAATTTATAAAGAAAAACAAAATAGGTGTGGTTATTAACGATTTCGAAAATTTACCGTCAATACTAAGCTACTATGCCAATAATCAGGACATAATAAATTATTATTGCGAAAACATAAGAAAAATAAAAAAGACCCTAAATTACACGAACAGTTTTTGCTCTGTCTTAAATGAGGTGATTTAA
- a CDS encoding IS110 family transposase: protein MNYNTQNAKLGTITEKTLVVGIDVGSELHYARAFDWRGYEYSKKAFSFSNTEAGFNSFLAWMHELGEKHEKQAVLPGMEPTGHYWFALGKFLQDNGMRPVLVNPHHVKKSKELDDNNPTKTDRKDPKVIAGLINEGRFSYPYLPEGVYAELRTASNLRFQAQEELTRVLNRIARWFSIYFPEYKDVYGKKDAKSGLMILAQAPLPADIAALGVEGVNKIWRDAKLRGAGRKRAKTLVAAAEHSIGSQEGLTAARMEIKNLLSDYEVYSKRVNELMALIEDLMSGISYTDKLLEIKGIGSKTVSGFIAEVGDIRRFDNPKQIQKLAGYALVENSSGKHKGETTISRRGRKRLRYLLFEVAMSLVGKNKEFRELHHYYTTRQNNPLKKMQSLIAVACKLLRVIYKILTTGVSYDPVKMLGDIKRPPISAQAA, encoded by the coding sequence ATGAATTATAACACACAGAACGCAAAATTAGGAACTATTACAGAAAAAACTTTAGTGGTTGGTATTGATGTCGGAAGTGAACTACACTATGCCAGAGCTTTTGACTGGAGAGGTTATGAGTACTCAAAGAAGGCCTTCTCATTCAGTAATACAGAAGCTGGATTTAACAGTTTTTTGGCATGGATGCATGAACTGGGAGAAAAGCATGAGAAACAGGCTGTACTTCCAGGGATGGAGCCAACAGGACACTACTGGTTTGCACTAGGAAAGTTCCTACAGGACAACGGCATGAGACCGGTGCTTGTCAATCCTCATCACGTAAAGAAATCCAAAGAACTAGATGATAACAATCCAACAAAGACTGATCGCAAGGATCCGAAAGTAATCGCAGGACTAATCAATGAGGGGCGATTCTCTTACCCTTACCTTCCGGAAGGTGTCTATGCAGAGCTTAGGACGGCTTCAAACCTGAGATTTCAGGCGCAGGAGGAACTTACAAGAGTTCTTAATAGGATTGCAAGATGGTTCAGCATTTACTTTCCAGAGTATAAAGACGTTTATGGGAAGAAAGATGCAAAAAGCGGATTGATGATTTTAGCACAGGCACCATTGCCAGCAGACATTGCAGCGTTAGGTGTGGAAGGAGTGAACAAAATCTGGCGGGACGCAAAGCTGAGAGGCGCTGGACGAAAGAGGGCAAAGACCTTGGTAGCAGCTGCAGAGCATAGCATTGGCAGTCAGGAAGGTTTGACAGCAGCACGTATGGAAATAAAAAATCTGCTCAGTGATTATGAGGTTTATAGTAAAAGAGTCAATGAACTAATGGCTCTAATAGAAGACTTGATGAGTGGAATTTCATACACAGATAAGTTGCTGGAAATTAAAGGTATTGGAAGTAAGACCGTATCTGGATTTATAGCTGAAGTGGGTGACATAAGACGTTTTGATAACCCAAAACAGATACAGAAGCTAGCAGGATATGCACTGGTGGAGAACAGTTCTGGAAAACATAAGGGCGAGACAACGATAAGCAGACGTGGTCGCAAGAGACTGAGATATCTGCTGTTTGAGGTTGCAATGTCATTAGTTGGAAAAAATAAAGAGTTCAGGGAACTGCACCATTATTATACGACCAGACAGAATAATCCATTGAAGAAGATGCAGTCGCTGATTGCAGTTGCCTGTAAGTTGCTTAGGGTGATTTACAAGATTCTAACAACAGGAGTCAGCTATGATCCTGTAAAAATGCTTGGAGACATCAAGAGACCACCGATATCAGCACAGGCAGCATAA
- a CDS encoding helix-turn-helix domain-containing protein, producing the protein MTFGKKLQKLRKNQRMSQEELASKITVSRQAVSKWELDETMPDVDNIIQLSKIFGISIDYLLDDEINIVEEIPIVKETTKKLKKKYYNFGSILLVISIILAIIIGNLLNLQATVILGIICFGILVVIVLLINFLKK; encoded by the coding sequence ATGACCTTTGGGAAAAAATTGCAAAAACTTAGAAAGAATCAGAGAATGTCACAAGAAGAACTTGCTTCAAAAATTACTGTATCTCGACAAGCCGTATCAAAATGGGAATTAGACGAAACTATGCCTGATGTAGATAACATAATACAACTTAGTAAAATATTTGGGATTTCCATTGATTATTTATTAGATGATGAAATAAATATTGTTGAGGAAATCCCAATTGTTAAAGAAACTACAAAAAAGCTAAAAAAGAAATATTATAATTTTGGAAGTATATTACTTGTTATCTCAATTATATTAGCTATTATTATAGGAAATTTATTGAATTTGCAAGCTACAGTAATATTAGGAATAATATGCTTTGGTATACTTGTTGTAATTGTATTGCTCATAAATTTTTTAAAAAAGTGA
- a CDS encoding class I tRNA ligase family protein: MIFCMDLYDYYLEIVKERLYQPELHGYKERHSAQYALYYCMLNTLKLYAVYVPHITEYIYQEFFRQNENSISIHNLYWETEESLDNDIILFGEKLKEIIANTRKYKSENALSMKSEIKEIVINTDEKFMELFKQTINDIKACCKAKEIIFRAQW; the protein is encoded by the coding sequence ATGATTTTCTGCATGGATTTATATGACTATTATCTTGAAATTGTTAAAGAACGTTTATACCAGCCTGAATTACATGGATATAAAGAACGGCATTCAGCACAATATGCCCTGTATTATTGCATGCTCAATACATTAAAACTGTATGCCGTTTATGTTCCTCACATAACCGAATATATTTATCAGGAATTTTTCAGACAAAATGAGAACAGTATTTCTATACACAACTTGTATTGGGAAACTGAAGAATCTCTTGATAATGATATTATCCTTTTCGGAGAAAAACTTAAGGAGATTATTGCAAATACAAGAAAGTATAAGTCTGAAAATGCTCTGTCAATGAAATCAGAAATAAAAGAAATTGTAATTAATACAGATGAGAAATTTATGGAATTGTTTAAACAAACCATAAATGATATTAAAGCATGCTGCAAAGCAAAGGAAATAATCTTCCGGGCTCAATGGTGA
- a CDS encoding accessory gene regulator B family protein: MELYLENKIVGYIKKYKCTITGDDEEILRYGIQIYYFNISKLLILLVVSIVLDIFAETCMAFLLIAILKRFAYGFHADTFWSCLVITFINIFGIVYLSELSFNPLIKILLAVISLILFALFAPADTEERPLVDSKKRLKLKIKTMSAAVLYFVLSFFTNEALSNMLVLSLTFIGLNTCPVLYILFKKEYKNYEKFI, translated from the coding sequence ATGGAGTTATATTTAGAAAACAAAATTGTGGGCTATATAAAGAAATATAAATGCACAATTACCGGTGATGACGAAGAAATATTGAGATATGGAATTCAAATATATTACTTTAATATTTCCAAGCTTTTAATATTACTTGTAGTTTCTATTGTTCTTGATATTTTTGCAGAAACTTGTATGGCTTTTTTGCTAATAGCAATATTAAAAAGATTTGCATACGGATTTCATGCGGATACGTTCTGGTCTTGCCTGGTTATTACTTTTATAAATATTTTCGGTATAGTTTATTTGTCTGAATTGTCCTTTAATCCCTTGATAAAAATTTTACTGGCTGTGATTTCTTTAATCCTGTTTGCATTATTTGCTCCTGCTGATACGGAAGAAAGACCGCTGGTAGACAGTAAGAAAAGATTAAAATTGAAAATTAAAACAATGTCTGCAGCAGTTTTGTACTTTGTATTATCATTTTTTACTAATGAAGCTTTATCCAATATGCTTGTATTATCATTGACATTTATAGGGCTTAACACTTGCCCTGTATTGTATATATTATTTAAAAAGGAGTATAAAAACTATGAGAAATTTATTTAA
- a CDS encoding BBE domain-containing protein has protein sequence MTDGSYVNFPYKCLDCYKEEYYGKHTDILKKIKDKHDPLDVFTFPQGIGISYIQ, from the coding sequence ATGACTGATGGCTCTTATGTGAATTTCCCCTATAAATGCCTGGACTGTTATAAGGAGGAATATTATGGAAAGCATACAGATATATTAAAGAAAATAAAGGATAAGCATGACCCTTTGGATGTATTTACATTTCCTCAAGGCATAGGTATATCATACATTCAGTAA
- a CDS encoding LytTR family DNA-binding domain-containing protein — protein MLNIVLCDDNIEFCNKIAGKLKEKINVDKKIHIYNKYDENLIKYIEENKDHTIFILDIDLKSKEADGYSIAKKIRKLRNYDDEIIFLTNYTKLSPKIIKHKIQPVDFIIKSDYCINDLLIAIKKSKAQIDAKEEETDTGMMVVYENKAMYKLKYKDILYTELLEDSRSVMIKLKPDYIKTELYVVSSVKSIMKKLDSRFFRISRTRIINKDYLTFADPYDKKVGLSYGYVLEGSEERIKELLECIK, from the coding sequence GTGTTAAACATTGTATTATGCGATGACAATATTGAATTTTGCAACAAAATTGCGGGGAAATTAAAAGAAAAAATTAATGTTGACAAAAAAATACATATATATAATAAATATGATGAGAACCTTATTAAATATATAGAGGAAAATAAGGATCATACTATTTTTATATTGGATATTGATTTGAAAAGTAAAGAAGCAGACGGATACAGCATCGCGAAAAAGATTCGAAAACTGAGAAATTATGATGATGAAATTATTTTTCTTACAAATTACACAAAGCTTTCGCCCAAAATTATAAAGCATAAAATACAACCTGTAGATTTTATAATAAAATCTGACTATTGTATAAATGATTTACTGATTGCAATCAAAAAAAGCAAGGCGCAAATTGATGCAAAAGAAGAAGAAACAGATACAGGAATGATGGTTGTGTATGAAAACAAAGCCATGTACAAGCTTAAGTATAAGGATATTTTATACACTGAGCTTTTGGAGGATTCAAGAAGCGTTATGATAAAGCTGAAGCCCGACTATATAAAGACGGAGTTATACGTTGTTTCATCTGTAAAATCAATAATGAAAAAACTTGACAGCCGTTTTTTCAGAATTTCAAGAACCAGAATAATAAACAAGGATTATTTGACATTTGCTGATCCATATGACAAAAAAGTTGGATTGAGTTATGGTTATGTGTTGGAAGGAAGCGAAGAGAGAATAAAGGAGCTGTTAGAATGTATAAAGTAG
- a CDS encoding sensor histidine kinase encodes MYKVAADVVGSFISCYICTILIAGKLLNKQEYFKFKNYIILLLAIPFLRIFGSLDMAYKIAGVIIIYTIIIKLIYQKGSIASFIVCIFAYSVGLVCDVINSFLYLAVFNMDITYIRSNLHMIYIMHASFFIISFAASLIIRPSKYFNEIEDFVLRKNLFSVVQYVLFFVASTSLLGYIISVQPYLSIQHIMSAALLILFIAINITYFSQIKISTKAKYDYDNMYDYTNQVEKFAKQLSKQEHEYRNRLMGMQALIENNQYDKALEFVNSIVADQDTNKDSASVNYNKIYDAILKKILIEKTSKALNAGIKINADVRKEIPTINIQGIVLNDIVSIILDNAIEAATISKDKEIDILIDGEEDEINIIVANSYSKIVEESAMYREGESSNGTFRGNGLYLIKQIEKNNPNITIDTTIAEELFIQEVNINNLSEKEKTYDI; translated from the coding sequence ATGTATAAAGTAGCAGCAGATGTTGTAGGAAGTTTTATTTCATGCTACATATGCACAATCTTGATTGCTGGTAAACTGTTAAATAAACAAGAATATTTTAAGTTTAAAAATTATATTATACTACTTTTGGCAATTCCTTTTCTTAGAATTTTTGGGAGCCTTGATATGGCATATAAAATAGCAGGGGTTATAATTATTTATACTATAATTATAAAATTGATTTACCAAAAAGGAAGCATAGCATCGTTTATTGTCTGCATATTTGCGTATTCTGTCGGCCTTGTTTGCGATGTAATAAACTCTTTCTTGTATTTGGCTGTTTTTAACATGGATATTACATATATACGCAGTAATTTGCATATGATTTATATTATGCACGCTTCATTTTTTATTATATCCTTTGCAGCTTCATTAATAATCAGACCCAGTAAATATTTCAACGAAATTGAGGATTTTGTATTAAGAAAAAATTTGTTCTCTGTAGTTCAATATGTTTTATTTTTTGTTGCATCTACAAGCCTCCTCGGTTATATAATATCCGTGCAGCCGTATCTCAGTATTCAGCACATTATGTCAGCTGCCTTGCTAATCTTATTTATAGCAATTAATATAACGTATTTCAGCCAAATTAAAATATCCACTAAAGCAAAATATGATTATGATAACATGTATGATTATACTAACCAGGTTGAAAAATTCGCCAAGCAGTTGTCAAAACAGGAGCATGAATATAGAAACCGACTGATGGGAATGCAGGCGCTAATTGAAAATAATCAATACGATAAAGCACTGGAATTCGTCAATAGCATAGTGGCTGATCAAGATACAAACAAAGATTCAGCCTCTGTAAATTACAATAAAATATATGATGCAATCTTGAAAAAGATACTTATAGAAAAAACCAGTAAAGCATTAAACGCAGGAATAAAAATAAATGCAGATGTGAGAAAAGAAATCCCTACAATTAATATCCAGGGTATAGTATTAAATGACATTGTAAGTATTATTTTGGATAACGCCATAGAGGCGGCAACCATATCAAAAGACAAGGAAATAGATATATTGATAGATGGGGAAGAGGATGAAATCAATATAATTGTAGCCAATTCATATTCAAAAATAGTTGAGGAATCCGCAATGTACAGAGAAGGAGAATCATCCAACGGTACATTCAGAGGAAACGGTCTCTATTTAATTAAACAAATCGAAAAAAATAACCCTAATATCACAATAGACACCACCATTGCAGAAGAACTGTTTATTCAGGAAGTTAATATAAATAACTTAAGCGAAAAAGAGAAGACATATGACATATGA